The Zobellia alginiliquefaciens genome contains a region encoding:
- a CDS encoding sensor histidine kinase: MHSLLKRQLKKNLPASLSENEDMQRFLDAVEMSYQNYDEKLSMIQRATAISSEELFIANRELTKEAERQKKILASLELAMTSLNSNLSSENQFNNDAKKEFDVEKLAQQISKLASQVGEMTEEKNVLLKDLETQNDSLNNYVQMVSHDLKSPIRNVNALLSWIQDDNQNSLTEDSKENIELASSNLVKMDNLINGILEHATIGTSMESKMNVDINLLLNEIESYVPLQENITLNYGNDFPVIHIEKHLIEQIFAYLITNAITATKHLKKGVITIKFEDQAEFWKFSVIDNGKGIPVKHQTSIFEMFKKLENNDSSAGVGLALVKKIVRLYHGSIELVSEENMGANFSFTLKKDSNGTTKP, encoded by the coding sequence ATGCACTCTCTATTAAAACGACAACTTAAGAAGAACCTACCTGCATCTCTTAGTGAGAATGAAGATATGCAGCGGTTTTTGGATGCGGTAGAGATGTCATATCAGAATTACGATGAAAAATTAAGCATGATACAAAGAGCTACTGCCATTAGCTCTGAAGAATTATTCATCGCCAATAGGGAGCTTACTAAAGAAGCTGAAAGGCAAAAGAAAATTTTGGCGTCATTAGAATTGGCAATGACTAGCTTAAATTCAAATTTAAGTAGTGAAAATCAATTTAACAATGATGCGAAAAAGGAGTTTGATGTTGAAAAATTGGCACAACAAATTAGTAAATTGGCTTCCCAGGTGGGCGAAATGACGGAAGAAAAAAATGTACTATTGAAGGATCTGGAAACTCAGAATGATTCGCTTAATAATTATGTGCAAATGGTATCACATGATTTAAAATCGCCTATACGGAACGTAAATGCGCTTTTGAGCTGGATACAAGATGACAACCAGAACAGTCTAACGGAGGATAGTAAGGAAAATATAGAATTGGCATCAAGTAATCTCGTGAAAATGGATAATTTGATTAACGGTATTTTAGAACATGCTACCATTGGAACAAGTATGGAGTCTAAAATGAATGTAGATATCAACCTTCTTTTAAATGAAATTGAAAGCTACGTGCCGTTGCAAGAAAATATCACCCTGAACTATGGGAATGATTTTCCGGTTATACATATAGAAAAACACCTTATTGAACAGATTTTTGCTTACTTAATAACAAATGCCATTACTGCAACCAAGCATCTTAAGAAGGGGGTAATTACTATAAAATTTGAGGATCAGGCTGAGTTTTGGAAATTTTCTGTAATTGATAACGGAAAAGGCATCCCGGTTAAGCATCAAACCTCCATATTTGAAATGTTTAAGAAGTTAGAGAATAATGATAGCTCGGCAGGAGTAGGACTGGCTTTGGTCAAAAAAATTGTTAGATTGTATCATGGTTCCATAGAACTGGTATCTGAAGAAAATATGGGAGCTAATTTTTCGTTTACATTAAAAAAGGATAGCAATGGAACAACCAAACCTTAA
- a CDS encoding LytR/AlgR family response regulator transcription factor — protein MTCIIVDDEATARAIVAKHCSSVSDLNVVGEFDNAIDAIKFLNQQDVDVVFLDIHMPGFSGVDFVQTLKNCPKVVLTTSDTEFAIEAYEYEAIVDYMVKPLTAERFAKSVQKIKNALEKKASPVSGSNPKTNTTVEAEKDLYINIDKRLIKLNLHEILVVKAQGDYIDITTENKEYRVHTTLKKIKEKLPDKTFLQIHRSYVINFTKIIDIEDNSVLIKKMVIPISRSNRPELMRRLNLV, from the coding sequence ATGACCTGTATTATCGTAGACGATGAAGCAACGGCCCGCGCCATAGTAGCAAAACACTGCTCTTCGGTGTCGGATTTAAATGTTGTGGGCGAGTTTGATAATGCAATAGACGCTATAAAGTTTTTAAACCAACAAGATGTAGATGTTGTGTTTTTGGATATTCATATGCCTGGATTTAGCGGGGTTGATTTTGTTCAAACTCTAAAGAATTGTCCTAAAGTAGTGTTGACTACTTCGGATACCGAATTTGCCATAGAAGCATATGAGTATGAGGCTATTGTAGATTACATGGTTAAACCGCTAACTGCAGAGCGCTTTGCAAAATCCGTTCAAAAGATTAAAAATGCACTCGAAAAAAAGGCATCTCCCGTTTCAGGTTCTAATCCAAAAACGAATACTACAGTAGAAGCTGAAAAAGATTTATATATCAACATCGATAAAAGGTTGATAAAACTGAATTTGCACGAAATTCTTGTGGTAAAGGCGCAAGGCGATTATATTGATATTACCACAGAAAACAAAGAATATAGAGTACATACTACACTAAAGAAAATAAAAGAGAAATTACCAGATAAAACGTTTCTACAAATACACAGATCTTACGTTATAAACTTCACTAAAATTATAGATATTGAAGACAATAGCGTTCTAATCAAAAAGATGGTGATTCCCATTAGTCGATCAAATAGACCAGAACTCATGAGACGGTTAAACTTGGTTTAA
- a CDS encoding Hpt domain-containing protein, with product MEQPNLKYIKELSGDDIEFEQKFISILKEEFPVELATYMKHIDSNEYNDAADIVHKLKHKFNILSMEEAYGFAVTFEEQLRAGISDMDSEFREILTKVEGFLKTL from the coding sequence ATGGAACAACCAAACCTTAAGTACATAAAAGAATTATCTGGGGATGATATTGAGTTCGAACAAAAATTTATCTCTATCTTGAAGGAGGAATTTCCGGTGGAATTAGCAACATATATGAAACATATAGATAGTAATGAATATAATGATGCTGCTGATATAGTTCATAAATTAAAGCACAAGTTCAATATTTTGAGTATGGAGGAAGCATACGGATTTGCAGTTACCTTTGAGGAACAATTACGTGCTGGTATAAGTGACATGGATTCGGAATTTAGAGAAATATTAACCAAAGTAGAAGGCTTTCTTAAAACTCTTTAA